In Parasphingorhabdus halotolerans, a single window of DNA contains:
- a CDS encoding peroxiredoxin, which yields MTVRQSFLALSALTLSALPLSLASAPAAQAALKEGAQAMDFTTQAALSGKAFTFSLAKALKKGPVVLYFYPKAFTSGCTIEANQFAEATPELNAMGATVIGVSADNIETLKRFSVEECRNKFAVAVGSKKVIKAYDANLPVMGGSNRTTYIIAPDGKVIWSYSSLNVKGHVPGALAGVKAWKDAMAGK from the coding sequence ATGACCGTTCGCCAATCCTTTCTCGCCCTGTCCGCCCTGACCCTGTCCGCGCTTCCCCTGTCGCTGGCCAGCGCACCGGCGGCGCAGGCGGCGCTGAAGGAAGGGGCGCAGGCGATGGACTTCACCACCCAGGCGGCGCTCAGCGGCAAGGCGTTCACCTTCTCGCTGGCCAAGGCGTTGAAAAAAGGCCCGGTCGTGCTCTATTTCTATCCCAAGGCGTTCACCTCCGGCTGCACGATCGAAGCAAACCAGTTTGCCGAAGCGACACCGGAGTTAAACGCGATGGGCGCCACCGTCATCGGCGTCAGCGCTGACAATATCGAGACGCTGAAACGCTTTTCGGTCGAAGAATGCCGCAACAAATTCGCGGTCGCAGTGGGCAGCAAAAAGGTGATCAAGGCCTATGACGCGAACCTGCCCGTGATGGGCGGCTCCAACCGCACCACCTATATCATTGCGCCTGATGGCAAGGTCATCTGGAGCTATTCATCGCTGAACGTAAAGGGCCACGTGCCCGGCGCGCTGGCGGGGGTGAAGGCCTGGAAAGACGCGATGGCGGGGAAGTAG